One Parageobacillus sp. KH3-4 genomic region harbors:
- the ftsH gene encoding ATP-dependent zinc metalloprotease FtsH: MNRIFRNTIFYLLIFLVVIGVVSFFNGSNQRTEPMTYDAFMTHLENGDVKSFSMKPERGVYEIRGQLKSYSEDQYFSTYVMNSDTVLNRIDAAAKRTRVEVMPADETSGWVTFFTSIIPFVIIFILFFFLLNQAQGGGSRVMNFGKSRAKLYTDDKRKVRFRDVAGADEEKQELIEIVEFLKDPRKFVELGARIPKGVLLVGPPGTGKTLLARAVAGEAGVPFFSISGSDFVEMFVGVGASRVRDLFETAKKNAPCIIFIDEIDAVGRQRGAGLGGGHDEREQTLNQLLVEMDGFSGNEGIIIIAATNRPDILDPALLRPGRFDRQITVDRPDVKGREAVLRVHARNKPLDESVDLKAIAMRTPGFSGADLENLLNEAALVAARRNKKKIDMSDIDEATDRVIAGPAKKSRVISEKERRIVAYHEAGHTVIGMVLDDAEMVHKVTIVPRGQAGGYAVMLPKEDRYFMTKPELMDKITGLLGGRVAEEIVFNEVSTGAHNDFQRATNIARRMVTEFGMSEKLGPLQFGQPSGQVFLGRDLHNEQNYSDKIAYEIDLEIQRIIKECYEKAKNILTQYRDKLELIATTLLEVETLDAEQIKHLFEHGKLPKRDESNDNNDNDDHDNDVKINIQKKDE, encoded by the coding sequence ATGAATCGGATCTTCCGAAATACAATATTTTATTTATTGATTTTTCTCGTCGTCATCGGCGTAGTTAGCTTCTTCAACGGAAGCAATCAGCGGACGGAACCGATGACATACGATGCGTTTATGACCCATTTAGAAAATGGTGATGTGAAATCATTTTCCATGAAGCCGGAGCGCGGCGTGTATGAAATAAGAGGGCAGCTCAAATCGTACAGCGAGGATCAATACTTTTCCACTTATGTCATGAACAGCGATACGGTGTTGAATCGCATTGATGCTGCAGCGAAGCGAACGAGAGTGGAAGTGATGCCAGCGGATGAAACGAGCGGATGGGTTACCTTTTTCACCTCGATCATCCCGTTTGTGATTATTTTTATCTTGTTTTTCTTCTTGTTGAACCAAGCGCAAGGCGGCGGCAGCCGGGTAATGAACTTTGGGAAAAGCCGGGCGAAATTATACACGGACGATAAAAGAAAAGTTCGTTTCCGCGATGTTGCCGGTGCTGATGAAGAAAAACAAGAGCTTATCGAAATTGTTGAGTTTTTGAAAGATCCACGGAAGTTTGTCGAACTCGGTGCCCGCATTCCAAAAGGAGTGCTTCTTGTTGGGCCGCCTGGGACGGGGAAAACGTTGCTCGCGCGCGCGGTTGCTGGAGAAGCTGGCGTGCCGTTTTTCTCGATCAGCGGTTCGGATTTCGTGGAAATGTTCGTCGGTGTCGGTGCATCACGTGTGCGCGACTTGTTTGAAACGGCAAAAAAGAACGCGCCTTGTATCATTTTTATTGACGAAATTGACGCGGTTGGCCGGCAACGCGGTGCAGGTCTTGGCGGCGGACATGATGAACGCGAGCAAACGCTCAACCAATTGCTTGTAGAGATGGATGGTTTCAGCGGCAATGAAGGAATTATTATTATTGCGGCGACAAACCGCCCGGATATTTTAGATCCAGCGTTGTTACGTCCGGGCCGTTTTGACCGGCAAATTACGGTAGACCGCCCGGATGTGAAAGGCCGTGAAGCGGTATTGCGCGTACATGCTCGCAATAAGCCGCTCGATGAGTCCGTTGATTTAAAAGCGATTGCGATGCGCACGCCGGGTTTTTCCGGTGCGGATTTGGAAAACTTGCTGAACGAGGCGGCGCTTGTTGCAGCGCGACGGAATAAAAAGAAAATTGACATGAGTGACATTGATGAGGCGACAGACCGTGTCATTGCCGGGCCGGCAAAGAAAAGCCGCGTTATTTCGGAAAAAGAGCGGCGCATTGTGGCGTACCATGAAGCAGGGCATACCGTTATTGGCATGGTGCTCGATGATGCGGAAATGGTGCATAAAGTAACGATCGTTCCGCGTGGTCAAGCGGGAGGCTATGCAGTGATGCTTCCGAAAGAAGATCGTTATTTTATGACAAAGCCGGAACTAATGGACAAAATTACCGGTCTATTAGGTGGCCGCGTCGCAGAAGAAATTGTCTTTAACGAAGTGAGCACAGGGGCGCATAACGACTTCCAACGCGCGACGAACATTGCTCGCCGCATGGTTACCGAGTTTGGGATGAGCGAGAAGCTTGGCCCGTTACAATTTGGACAGCCGAGTGGGCAAGTATTTTTAGGGCGCGACTTGCACAATGAGCAAAATTACAGCGATAAAATCGCGTATGAAATCGATTTGGAAATTCAACGGATTATTAAAGAATGTTATGAAAAAGCGAAAAACATTTTAACACAATATAGAGACAAATTGGAGTTAATCGCCACTACGCTTCTAGAAGTGGAAACATTGGATGCGGAACAAATTAAACATTTATTCGAACACGGAAAATTGCCAAAACGCGATGAAAGTAATGACAATAACGATAATGATGATCATGACAATGATGTAAAAATAAATATTCAAAAGAAAGATGAGTAA
- a CDS encoding type III pantothenate kinase yields the protein MIFVLDVGNTNTVLGVYDGDELKHHWRIETSRGKTEDEYGMMIKALLNHVGLQFSDIDGIIISSVVPPIMFALERMCLKYFHIKPIIVGPGIKTGLDIKYDNPREVGADRIVNAVAGIHLYGSPLIIVDFGTATTYCYINEHKQYMGGAIAPGIMISTEALFARAAKLPRIEIARPDDIIGKNTVSAMQAGILYGYVGQVEGIVSRMKAKSPVPPKVIATGGLASLIASESDVIDIVDPFLTLTGLKILYEKNVDKKQ from the coding sequence ATGATTTTTGTCTTAGACGTCGGTAATACAAATACGGTGTTAGGGGTATATGATGGAGATGAATTAAAACATCATTGGCGCATTGAAACGAGCCGCGGCAAAACGGAAGATGAATACGGCATGATGATCAAGGCGTTATTGAACCACGTCGGACTTCAGTTTTCCGATATTGATGGCATTATTATTTCTTCGGTTGTGCCGCCGATTATGTTTGCGCTTGAACGGATGTGCTTAAAATATTTCCATATTAAGCCGATTATCGTCGGTCCGGGGATTAAAACAGGCCTCGACATTAAATACGATAACCCGCGGGAAGTAGGCGCGGACCGAATCGTCAACGCGGTTGCCGGCATTCATTTATATGGTAGCCCCCTTATCATCGTCGATTTTGGCACAGCGACAACGTATTGTTATATTAACGAACATAAACAATATATGGGAGGGGCGATCGCTCCGGGAATTATGATTTCTACAGAGGCGTTGTTTGCACGAGCCGCGAAATTGCCGCGCATTGAAATCGCCCGACCGGATGATATTATCGGGAAAAATACCGTTAGCGCAATGCAGGCTGGAATTTTATACGGATACGTTGGGCAGGTGGAAGGCATTGTCTCGCGGATGAAAGCAAAAAGCCCTGTTCCGCCAAAAGTGATAGCGACAGGTGGATTGGCTTCTTTAATTGCCAGCGAATCGGATGTCATTGATATTGTTGATCCATTTTTGACGTTAACGGGCTTGAAAATTTTATATGAGAAAAACGTTGATAAAAAACAATGA